In the genome of Myxocyprinus asiaticus isolate MX2 ecotype Aquarium Trade chromosome 45, UBuf_Myxa_2, whole genome shotgun sequence, the window ataattatctttgatgtttgttgaatttgaatgatcaataagctcgtgttaattttaatcaatgtttcattgatgttaacaattaacaattatctttgataattgttgatttaaaggattaaaaaagctaacattgattctcatcaatgttctattgattttaataattaataattatctttgataattattaattattgctaataaccaaaacgtagcgcactacatttactggagccccatatgaggttttaatgagttagattcaattaattaaatattaattaataactaaagaaataattattaattatttctgatagtaacactgatctaaacaaccctGCAATTCCAAACCAAATAATGCACCAGTGAAATCTTGTTTTGTTTCAAAAAGGTTGTTGTTGGAATAAAATGTGCtacaaacaatttaaacaaatatactattatatgaatataataaCATTATGGAAATAGATCTCAtttcatagaagtgtgagcatcccTGGTATAACGGATCTGCCATGTTGCCATGTAAACTAGGCCAGTTTTGCAGTTGTGTCGAGGCTTTTTCACTCATATGCAAACAGGTGCGTATAATGGTGTTGAAGACCGTAAACAATGGCAAATATGAGCAGGACAGACACGGGCCTGGTAATCAAAACAGCCTGGCAGAAGGAACCGCAGGACGACCAGTCAGTGGTCAAGTTataccctgcacacacacacagtaatatgCAGTTGAAAAGGTGATTAACGTCCAAAAATGTCATTATGTTAGATACAAAAGGTCAACATAAAAAGGTCTCTTACTCATCAGTGTATCTCGTGTCGAGTTACCTGTGAAAATAAGCAAGAAAGAGGTGAGAAATAAGCTGTTGTTTCAGTGGTATATTTTTGGTTGCTAAAACTTACGGCACAGCTGATTGTCACACATCTCATTGTTACACATGCTGCACGGGCTCCCGTTTTTGTAAGGAGGCACACTTCTGTAATTTCCTCTGTTGAAATCAAGTCAGTTACaaatttatatactgtgtgtgaacATGTGCTGAAGCTAAAACCTGCTGCTTCCTGCTTTCTGATAAACCTTTATTCTTTAAATgctcattgcatattttttgcgTACTTACGCCGTTGCGTAGTTGCACACAAATATGATCCCTGGTATTGATGAAAATGAAGTTTCTGACACACCGTTCGGACAGGCTTGGGCAGCACACCCGACCTTATAAGTATCTGCCCAGACAACCTTTTGACAAATTACAGTGAAATGTTCTTGTAAATCAGTAGTTCATTTCCATTTGgttatattttactgtatttaaatGAAGTGGGAATGGTTTACCTGTGTGTAGTGGCCGCATTCTTGCATTGGTGAGCACTTGAGGTTGTAGTAATTATAATATTGTTTCTCATTCACCCATAACATCAAAGCCGATCCCACTTTGAATGTGTTGTATGGAGCGCCGGCCCAGATATTCTCACCCACTGATTTGAATGTAGGGTGCATCCTGCTCGGCTGCTTAAGGTTAACGTTGTGTTTAAAGATGCAATTCTTTGCCCATGCCTTGGCTGTTATTGCAAGGCCTTCGTCCCACGTCTACACACAGACGCATGcaacaaacttgtaaatgtatttatttaatgcaaacgATAAAAAAAGAGTCATAcgcaatagtaaaagtgtttgttgaaagatagcactgtgtgaggaaaatggcgaaaagtaagtgtttataaactgataatctgcagctttcctcgtgatttgtgtaaaagtgaataaaagtcattgttgttgtagcacctctagtgttaatttcaccaagaaactgctgcaatacgtacaacgagccacgtaaaaataattttccaaaaatgtaagtatagtaaAGTGCTTCTGAGACCAGGGGTGCATGTCCCAAAACCCTCGACCAACTAtagtcgcaagttccatcgtaaccaacatagttcaacgatttggtgtttcccaaaaccaaTGTTTcaatgaacattcgcaaacagcgtctcaaagttgtgtggttggaactacagttctccacctgtggttagaagcatatagttccttgttagtttgctgtgtggacatcattttacTTCGCTAAAGCTTCTGTATATTTTAtcccatatatatctttcattctgtcaagactttgataaCGTTTGGCTTAttctggggttttgcagaaagcagcgttctTAAATGTCACTTATACGTGAATGCAgttgtttaagggattaaagtcGGTTAAGAGCAAGTGCTTTAACACACATGGTTCGAGTTGGAGAACACGGCTTATGTGTACATGTTAAGGCATAAGAGAAgttcttatatgtttttgaagagtgcgcatgtacGTATGTCGGGGGAACCCCGAAGTCTAAagtagagggaaaccccactattacaGCGCAATCATCTGTTGCATAACATAGAGCACAtcgctttcgtgtcttcagcagctttcaggCATTAAACAACTTTATGCATAACGTCATTAACGTCAGCTCTATATTGTGGAACCAATGCGGTTCGAACAATGGATGTGCGatatagttactacggtttcgggaaacagtctccaacaatgcatcgtactatggtggttaaacaGTGAGTCACATCGTTGAATCATATATCTGAGTATgaattacacagaatggtgctAAATCGAAAAATATCCGGTgggcggcagttctgcggatcttgttgatgagagaggtcaatggagaatggtcagactggttcgagctgacaaaggctacggtaactcagataggttcctaataaagtactcagtgagtgtaaatggtctatcaacttttaaaaaggaggagaaaatgcttcccttTAGTTGCTGTCATCAAAGACTGAGCATCCAATCAGACTCTGGTGCAAAATCACCTGTCACTTGTTTATGACTTTTGTTCTGTgctttcacaatacatattgtaCCTAAACAGTACAGTTGAAGCAATTATGgtttgtgttgggtcaccacttaagATCTTCACCCAATGCAAAACCACTTGAGCAAGAAAATCAGAATTAGAAGACATTATATTACGATTTGGAACATATTTTGATACTAACAGATGTTCCAGTTGATTTCAGTCACATATTGTATGACAGTTTTCTCAACAAATACATCAAAGCACTTGGTCTTCTGAGGTTAGCAAGTGTATTCTCTCATATTTACCATGTATCGCATGTTGCTGGCGGGGGGTTCCACATTTCttctgtgtttgttgtgttctCTCACGCATTCGTCAATAAACGCTTGATCTTTAATGTTAAAGACAGGCTCGCTGGTCCGTATGTAGAGAGCCAAATTAAGAAGAACTATTAAAAAAAGCAGAATGTGCACAGCGCTACTCATAGCTGAACTAGTCTGCAAAGCTGACGATCTGTAAATAAAGTGCACCACTGGGTATTTGTTTCCTGTAAGTGGAAAGCTTCTGCAATCCAGTTCACAGCTCTCTTCTGCATTTTCACAGTCTTCAAAGTTTTCTCTGAATTAGAGCGACTACATTTGTGTCATACGCAAACTAAAACCTCTGACTTTGATCATATCGTTGCGTAACACACTCAAATATGGGTTAAACTGCATTCCCTATTCACTAAAAAACTACAACATGTCAGTGTTCACAGAAGATtgtgacagaatttttgtttttggttgaactgtccctttaaatggctttattaaaataaaataaaaaacattttaattatgagtgaatcaacctgaatacaggTTATACCGATGAAAGTCATTTTATTGGTCTGATCAGGTAGACATAGCTCCTAACAGGTAGGTAACAACTACCTGTATTCACTTTTTACAGCTATTTTTGATGTTCATCACCAAACTTAGCTCCACAAACAGGACAGATGGTGGCACTGGTTGCATTATTTACTTTGTTTTTAATCAATTCAGCACATAAAACTGCATCAAAGCCAGTGCAGTAGTAACTGAAAAGCAGAAATAGAACGAGTGCATTGGTTGGATGAGTCACATCTTCCTGTTTCTTTCCTGTAACGTTCATATAGAGAGCAACAGTGCACGCCCACGTTTTCAATGGTCTTGGTTTCAGAAGTATTTTACCcattctttgtaaaaaaaaaaaaacatcataagaGTTTTAACTGTGAACCAAACCAACCCGCTCCGAGTTGAATCACAAGTTTGCAAACGTccactcactttcaactgcttttatttccagcaaacttaacatgtgtaaatatttgtatgaacataaaaagtttcaacaactaagacataaactgaatatgtttcacagacatgtgactaacagcaatggaataatgtgtcaaaatcaaaagtaacagtcagtatctggtgtggccaccagctgcattaagtactgcagtgcatctcctcctcattgactgcaccagatttgccagttcttgctgtgagatgttaccccactcttccaccaaggcacttgcaagttcacagacatttctgggggggaatggccctagccctcactctccgatccaacaggtcccagacgtgctcaatgggattgagatccgggctctttgctggccatggccgaacactgacattcctgtcttgcaggaaatcatgcacagaacgagcagtatggctggtggcattgtcatgttggagggtcatgtcaggatgagcctgcaggaagggtaccacatgagggaggaggatgttttccctgtaacgcacagcattgagattgcctgcaatgacaacaagctcagtccgatgatgctgtgacacaccgccccagaccatgacggaccctccacctccaaatcgatcccgctgcagagtacaggcctcagtgtaacgctcattcctttgacgataaacgtgagtccgaccatcacccctggtgagacaaaaccgcgactcgtcagtgaagagcacttttttccagtcctgtctgttccagcgaaggtgggtttgtgctcataggtgacgttgttgccggtgatgtctggtgaagacctgccttacaacaggcctacaagccctcagtccagcctctctcagcctattgcagacagtctgagcactgatggagagattgtgcattcctggtgtaaccagatgtgatattcggatgtaccgatcctgtgcaggtgttgttacacatggtctgccactgcgaggacgatcagctgtccttcctgtctccctgtagcgctgtcttaggcgtctcacggtacggacattgcaatttattgccctggccacatctacagtcctcatgcctccatgcagcatgcctaaggcacgttcacacagatgagcagggaccctggacatctttcttttagtgtatttcagagtcagtagaaaggtctctttagtgccctaagtttttataactttgaccttaattgcctaccgtctgtaagctgttagtgtcttaacgaccgttccacagatgcatgttcattaattgtttatggttcattgaacaagcatggaaaacattgtttaaaccctttacaataaaggtctgtaaagttatttggatttttacaaaattatctttaaaatacagtgtcctgaaaaagggacgtttctttttttgctgagtttatatttatacactggtggccaaaagtttggaataatgtacagattttgctcttatggaaagaaattggtacttttattcaccaaagtggcattcaactgatcacagtgtatagtcaggacattaataatgtgataaattactattacaatttgattttttttaaactactttaaagagttctcgtcagaaaatcctccacgtgcagcaatgacagctttacagatctttgtcattctagctgtcagtttgtccagatactcaggtgacatttcaccccacacttcctgtagcacttgccatagatgtgggcAATgtatttctgtccttgttagagccagttgtcctttgtctttgaagactgtagtgtacacctttgaatgaaatcttttcaagcattgtatagccttcattcctcaaaacaatgattgactgatgagtttctagagaaagctgtttcttttttgccatttgtgacctaatattgatcttaagatatgccagtctattgcatactgtgacaactcaaacacaaacacaaagacaatgttaagcttcatttaatgaaccaaatatctttcaactgtgtttgatataatggcaagtgattttctagtatcaaatgatcaatttatcatgattactcaaggataaggtgttggagtgatggctgctgtcctcttaaatagtgatggtgctgttttttacatcagtaatgtcctgactatactttgtgatcagttgaatgccactttggtgaattaaagtaccaatttccttccgaaacagcaaaatctgtacatattgCCTTAAAGCATATGTCCGTTTTTCAATCAATAAACAGGACAATAATAATGTGATAAAGTGAAGGGCGAGAGACATTTTtccaattcattgaaattaatagTTTAGCATGCAACCAACTTAACTTAATGTTTCTTTGCAATATTGacttgatttaaatatttatttgattgatcttaaatgattttattatgtgagaagaaaaagaGTGCCAAGTGAAACGTGACATGAAACTAACACAGATGTGTAGGAAATCACTCATTATACAAACAAATTTGACCTCAGAACTGACCAATCACAATTAAGTATTCTAAGTAACAAGTTATAACATTCtacaggattaatttaatcatttgtACACTTAAAACTACaagatgtgtttttgtgttcattagttgtgtgtgtgtgtatatatatatatatatatatatatatataaaagatttgtGATTGTGTTGCTTAGGcatgaattaaaaattatgattgaGCAGCATTATCATTAATCTTAATAAAtcatactattattattagtagtcATGAATAACATTGATATATTAAAAATCTGGAGTTACACACCCCAAAACCCCATCAAAACAAAAGCAATACATTTACAAAACAACTCAAAACATCCTTATAGTGAGTCATTTCAACTGTGCGGTGCTAGAAAAGTGAATAGACTTAATGTGTCATGAATGGGATGCAAAACGGTGTTTGCATTAACACAGCACACAGACGCCATTGCTGTCCTCTCTCCGATCTGTTTCAGAGACTGTTTCAAGGAAATGGTCCCAGTCTGGAGCTGATAGTGGTAATTCTGTCTGAAAATGATTCCAGAACCTGCCagacaaaaacatgatattatagaTGAAAATCACAGACTAATTTTACACCCagactgtctacactggatgcgtccGTCACGTCGTTTCGCGCTGACGCTGCAGTGCAAACTCGTCCATCTTAAAATGAGTTTACTTATGAAATATTGATTAATGAAGTGGAAAGTTCTgcctctaaaatctgattggatgagccctGTTTAAAGCCTCAATCCACCTTTTTCCAGAGCCCGGAAGTGTTCCCTGATTCATAACGGACGCTTGTTTTCATTTTCCGGTCTCCACTGTTTTTACTCGCACTggcatactgtatgttattagtagataatgtgatgtttaatgtATTCAGTTTGTAAAAACTGTCCAAAAGCATGTGGCTTCATAGTGTCGGTACT includes:
- the glipr1a gene encoding GLIPR1-like protein 1: MSSAVHILLFLIVLLNLALYIRTSEPVFNIKDQAFIDECVREHNKHRRNVEPPASNMRYMTWDEGLAITAKAWAKNCIFKHNVNLKQPSRMHPTFKSVGENIWAGAPYNTFKVGSALMLWVNEKQYYNYYNLKCSPMQECGHYTQVVWADTYKVGCAAQACPNGVSETSFSSIPGIIFVCNYATAGNYRSVPPYKNGSPCSMCNNEMCDNQLCRNSTRDTLMRYNLTTDWSSCGSFCQAVLITRPVSVLLIFAIVYGLQHHYTHLFAYE